The Desulfonispora thiosulfatigenes DSM 11270 genome window below encodes:
- the rpsU gene encoding 30S ribosomal protein S21 — MSEIKVGKNETLDSALRRFKRSCQKSGVLSEWRKREHYEKPSVKKKKKAEAAAKKKAKKR, encoded by the coding sequence GTGAGTGAAATTAAAGTGGGTAAAAACGAAACATTGGATAGTGCCCTTCGTAGATTTAAGCGTTCTTGCCAAAAATCTGGGGTTTTATCTGAATGGCGTAAACGTGAACACTATGAAAAGCCAAGTGTGAAAAAGAAAAAGAAAGCCGAAGCAGCAGCTAAAAAGAAGGCTAAGAAAAGATAA
- a CDS encoding GatB/YqeY domain-containing protein, which translates to MSLQDQLMADMKDSMRAKEAGKKKLTVIRMVRSAIKNIEINEKRELNDADIVEVLAKEVKQRRDAIPDYENANRPDIVESLLSEIDILMEYLPKQLSEEEIRSLVKEVISEVGGSSPNDMGKVMGKLMPKVKGKADGKLVNQIVKELLVN; encoded by the coding sequence ATGTCCCTACAAGATCAATTGATGGCAGATATGAAAGATTCTATGAGAGCTAAAGAGGCTGGTAAGAAAAAACTAACTGTTATTAGAATGGTTAGGTCTGCTATTAAAAACATAGAAATAAATGAAAAAAGAGAATTAAACGATGCAGATATCGTTGAAGTTCTTGCAAAAGAAGTAAAGCAACGCCGTGATGCAATACCTGATTACGAGAATGCCAACCGACCAGATATAGTGGAAAGCTTATTAAGTGAAATTGACATATTAATGGAGTATCTTCCTAAACAATTATCAGAAGAAGAAATTCGTAGCTTAGTAAAAGAAGTTATTTCTGAAGTAGGAGGAAGTTCTCCTAATGACATGGGAAAAGTCATGGGCAAATTAATGCCCAAGGTTAAAGGTAAAGCTGATGGTAAGTTAGTTAACCAAATAGTTAAAGAATTGTTAGTTAATTAA